The sequence GACGCGCAGCAATTCTGGGTCGTTTTCGCATCGGTCAATCTGGCGATACTCGGTATCGCGATGCTGTTCGTCCAGCGCTTCATCATGCGCGGCGATCCGCGTAGACGTTATGCGCTGAAGCCCTAGCCCTCCACCTCGAACAAGCCAGCTAGCTGCTCGATGATCGTGCCGCCGAGCTGTTCCACATCCATGATCGTGACCGAGCGTTTGTAATAGCGGGTCACGTCATGGCCGATGCCGATGGCAGCGAGTTGGACCGGGGATTGCTTCTCGATCCAGTCGATCACCTTGCGCAAATGCTGTTCGAGATAGCCGGCATTGTTCACGCTGAGCGTGGAATCATCCACCGGCGCGCCATCGGATATGACCATCAGGATGCGCCGATCCTCAGGGCGCATGATCAGGCGATTATGCGCCCATAGCAGCGCCTCGCCATCGATGTTTTCCTTCAGCAGCCCCTCGCGCATCATCAGGCCGAGATTGCGGCGCGCGCGGCGCCAGGGCTCGTCCGCCTGCTTGTAGATGATATGCCGCAGATCGTTGAGGCGGCCGGGCTGTTGCGGCTTGCCATCGGCCAGCCAGGCCTCGCGGCTTTGCCCGCCCTTCCAGGCGCGAGTGGTAAAGCCCAGGATCTCGGTCTTCACCCCGCAGCGTTCCAGCGTGCGGGCGAGGATATCAGCGCTGATCGCGGCGATAGATATGGGCCGCCCACGCATCGATCCACTATTGTCGATCAGCAGCGTGACGACCGTGTCCTTGAACTCGGTATCCCGCTCCATCTTGTAGCTGAGCGAATGGCCGGGGCTGACCACCACGCGGGCCAGCCGCGCGGCATCGAGCATGCCTTCTTCCTGGTCGAAATCCCAGCTGCGGTTCTGCTGCGCCATCAGGCGGCGTTGCAGCCGGTTGGCCAGTTTGGTCACGATCGATTGCAGACCGGTTAGCTGGCTGTCGAGATAGGCGCGCAGCCGGTCGAGTTCTTCGGTATCGCACAATTCGGGTGCGGCGATCACCTCGTCGAATTTCTCGGTGAACTGGGTGTAATCGAAATCTTCGGGCAGATCGGTCCACGGGCGATTGGGGCGAACGGGCTGCATCCCCTCGCCCTCCTCGCCCATTTCGCCATCGCTCTGTTCTTCCTCGCCCTCGGCCTCGCTGGTGTCTTCGCCAGCCTCGCCATCCTCGGTGCTTTCGCCCGCCATTTCGGTGGGCTGCTGGTCCGCGCCGCCTTCGTCATCCTCGTCGGTCTGATCCTCTTCAGGACTGTCCTCGTCCTCGCCATCCTCATCCTCTTCGTCGGAGGACTCGGTATCTTCGGGGCGGGTGAGGTCGAGATTGCGCAAGATATCGAGCGCAAGCGACTGGAAATCCTCCTGATTGTCGAGCGAGAGGGCAAGCGATTCAAAATCGCTGCCGATCCGCTCCTCCACCCAGTCGCGCACCATGCCGACGCCCTTTTGCGCGCGGTCCGGCACAGGCTGGCCGGTCAATTGTTCGCGCAGTATCAGCGACAGGGCGGTTTGCAGCGGCACATCGTTCGCCACTTGCGCGCGCGCAATCGGATCGCTCGCCGTGCGCAGTTCCACCGCCGCCACAAGATTGCTGCGTATCCCGCTGTAATTATTGGCCCCGAGCGCTTCATAGCGAACCTGCTCGATGGCATCGTAGCACGCCCGCGCCACAGGTTCGGGCGGAGCGTTCGCGCCATGAACTGTCTCGTCATGCAGCCGCAGCCGCAGCGCGAAACTATCGGCGAATCCGCGCGCCTCGCGCGCCTGGTCGGCGGGCAGGCTGCGGCCCGGCAGCGGCACCCGGAAGTTCGTGCCGGATTGCGTGGGGCTGTCGGCGCTCCACGCGACCTCGACTTCGGGTTCTTCCGCCAAAGCGCGGCTGGCGCCGGTCAATGCCTGCTTGAAACGGTCGAGGGGAGAATCGTCTGACACTTTTTTAGTCCAGCCTTCGGCTTGTGGCGGCTCCGGCCCAGCCTGCGCGGAGTTTTAGGTTGTTCGCGAACTTCTTCACAAAATACTCTGCCCGGTCTTTTCCCAATCGGCCAGAAAGCCCTGGATACCCTTGTCGGTCAGCACGTGATTGGCCAGCGCCTTGATCACCGCCGGGGGCGCAGTCATCACATCTGCACCGATTTTGGCCGCTTCCAGCACGTGGCCCGCATGGCGCACGCTGGCGACCAGGATTTCGGTTTCGAAGCCGTAATTGCTGTAAATCAGGTCGATGTCCGAAATCAGGCTCATCCCATCGAACCCGTTATCGTCATGACGGCCGACGAAGGGCGAAACGAAGGTCGCCCCCGCCTTGGCCGCGAGCAGCGCCTGATTGGCGGAGAAGCACAGGGTCACATTCACCATCGTGCCATCGTCGGTCAGCTTGCGGCAGGTTTTCAGCCCGTCGAGCGTCAGCGGCACCTTGATGCAGACATTGTCGGCTATGGCGCGCAGCTTGTCCGCCTCTTTCATCATGGTGGCGTGGTCCAGCGCGACCACCTCGGCACTGACCGGGCCATCGGTCAGGCCGCAGATTTCCCTGGTCACTTCCATGAAATCGCGGCCCGATTTGTGGATCAGCGAGGGGTTGGTGGTCACCCCATCCAGCAGGCCGGTATCGGCGAGGTCCTTGATGGCATCGATTTCGGCGGTGTCGGCGAAGAATTTCATGGCTGCATGCTCCCGGATAAGGCGATTCCCTGCCGCCTTAGCCGGATGATCGCCAACTCGCCATAGGTCGCCCGGCACTGCGCACTAAAGCGCGGCGCCAGCCCCGAACACGCCGATGATCAGCGGATCGTTGGTGGCGCGCGGATCGGCCCGGATCGAACCTTCCTCGCGAGAAATCTCGTTCCAGATGGTATCGTCCACCTCGCGCGCGAAGGTGTTGGCGACCTGCGGGATATCCACCCCGGTAAGCGCGCTGAGCGCCTGCCCCACCAGCGGATCGCGCGCCACGCGCAGCGCATCGCCGATTTCCGGCACCAGCACATCGATCAGCTCGCCGCCCATCTCGCCGCGCAGGAACGATGTGGCCGCGCTCGGCCCGCCGCGCACCAGCGCGACCGCGTTGGCGAACCCGATGGTGCGCACCGTATCGGCCACGATCGGCGCGGCGCGCGCACTGCCTTCGATGGCGATATCGGCCAGCGCATCTTCCAGCCGGGACTTGAACAGCGCCGAGGTAAGAATATTCGAGAGCACATCGCCACGCGCGCCCAGCATCTCGCCGAAGCCGACGCGGGCAACCTGCTGGTCCCAGAACCCGCCATCCTGCGTCATCCGTGCAAACGCCCGCTCGCTCGACAAAAGCAGCATCCGGCGGATTGCATCGGTGAAACTGAAGCCCGGCAAAGTAGCGCATCCGGGCAATGCCAGCGCTGCCGCCGTTGCGGCGCTTCCGGCGAACAGTTTACGGCGGCTGATAAGAAACTCGGTCATTGAATGCTCCTGCGATCTTGCCGCCCCACCGCAGCACTGCCCATATAGGCGCAACCGATATGAACCGCGCCCGACTCCTGATCCTCAACGCCGCACTCGGCCCGCTCGATTACCGCGTGCCGGAAACGATGGCCGTGGGCCCGGGCAGCGTCGTTGTCGCCCCGCTTGGTCCCCGCCAGATCGTCGGGATCGTGTGGGAGGCAGAACGGTTGCCCGGCACCGATGTTCCTGAGGCGAAGCTACGCCCGCTGCTGGAGGTGCTGCCGGTACGTCCCTTGCGCGCGGAATTGCGGCGGTTGATCGAATGGACGGCGGATTATTACTGCGCCCCGCTCGCCCATGTGGCGCGCATGGTGCTGTCTTCGGGCGGCGCGCTGCGCGGCCCGGCGACGATGACCGAATATCGCCTTACCGGGGCGCAACCTTCGCGCATGACTCCGCAGCGCCAGACCGCGATGGAGGCGCTGGAAGGCGAGCAAGCAACCATTCGCGAGCTGGCCGAACTCGCCGGAGTATCGGACGGCGTGCTGCGCGGGCTGGTCAGCCAGGAAGTGCTCGAGCCGGTCGCGGTGGATGTCGATCGCCCCTATCCGCGCGCGCATCCGGGCCATGATGTGCCCGAATTGAACGCCGATCAGCGCGAGGTGGCAGACACGCTGGTCAAGGCGGTGAAAGCGCGAAAATTCGCCCCCTTCCTGCTCGACGGGGTGACCGGGTCGGGCAAGACCGAAACCTATTTCGAGGCGCTGGCGGCGGCGCTGGAGGGCCGACGGCAAGTGCTCGTCCTGCTGCCCGAAATCGCCCTGACCGAGGCATTTCTGCGGCGGTTCGAGGACCGCTTCGGCGCAGCCCCGGTGGTGTGGCACAGCTCGCTGAAATCCACCGAACGCCGGCGGGCATGGCGAGCGATCGCGGCGGGCACTGCGCAAGTGGTGGTCGGCGCGCGCTCGGCGCTGTTCCTGCCCTATGCGAAGCTCGGCCTGATCGTGGTGGACGAGGCGCATGAGGTCAGCTTCAAGCAGGATGACGGCGTGCGCTACAACGCCCGCGACGTGGCGGTAATGCGCGCCCGGTTCGAAGCGATCCCGGTGGTGCTTGCCAGCGCCACGCCGGCGCTGGAAAGCCTGCAAATGGCCGAGAGCGGAATTTACGAGAAGCTCGATCTCGCCAGCCGTTACGGCGGGGCGCAATTGCCCAGCATCGCCACCATCGACTTGACCGAGGAACCGCCCGAGCGCGGCCATTGGCTCGCCCCCCGGCTGGTCGAACAATTGCAGGAACGTCTCGACCGGGGGGAGCAGTCGCTGCTGTTCCTCAACCGCCGCGGCTATGCGCCGCTGACGCTGTGCCGCAATTGCGGGTTCCGCTTCCAGTGCCCCAATTGCACCGCATGGCTGGTCGAACACCGGCTTTCCAGCCGCCTCGCCTGCCACCATTGCGGCCACGAAACCGCGCCGCCCCCCGCCTGCCCCGAATGCGGCGAGCCCGATTGTTTGGTCGCGTGCGGGCCCGGCGTGGAACGCATTGCGGACGAGGTGCGCGAGATCCTGCCCGAGGCTCGGGTGGCGGTGGTCACCTCGGATACGCTCAATTCGCCCGAAAAGGCGGCGGCCTTCGTGGCGCAGGCGGAGGCGAGGGCGATCGATGTGATCGTTGGCACGCAGCTGGTCACCAAGGGATTCCATTTCCCCGAACTCACGCTGGTTGGCGTGGTCGATGCCGATCTGGGACTTGAAGGCGGCGATCTGCGCGCTGCCGAGCGGACCTATCAACAGGTTGCGCAGGTGGCGGGCCGTGCGGGGCGCGGGGCGAAGCCAGGCAAAGTACTGATCCAGACGCGCCACCCCGGCGCGCCGGTTATCGCCGCCCTGGCAGATGGCGACCGCGACGCCTTTTACGAAGCTGAG comes from Alteripontixanthobacter sp. and encodes:
- the fsa gene encoding fructose-6-phosphate aldolase; this translates as MKFFADTAEIDAIKDLADTGLLDGVTTNPSLIHKSGRDFMEVTREICGLTDGPVSAEVVALDHATMMKEADKLRAIADNVCIKVPLTLDGLKTCRKLTDDGTMVNVTLCFSANQALLAAKAGATFVSPFVGRHDDNGFDGMSLISDIDLIYSNYGFETEILVASVRHAGHVLEAAKIGADVMTAPPAVIKALANHVLTDKGIQGFLADWEKTGQSIL
- a CDS encoding primosomal protein N'; amino-acid sequence: MNRARLLILNAALGPLDYRVPETMAVGPGSVVVAPLGPRQIVGIVWEAERLPGTDVPEAKLRPLLEVLPVRPLRAELRRLIEWTADYYCAPLAHVARMVLSSGGALRGPATMTEYRLTGAQPSRMTPQRQTAMEALEGEQATIRELAELAGVSDGVLRGLVSQEVLEPVAVDVDRPYPRAHPGHDVPELNADQREVADTLVKAVKARKFAPFLLDGVTGSGKTETYFEALAAALEGRRQVLVLLPEIALTEAFLRRFEDRFGAAPVVWHSSLKSTERRRAWRAIAAGTAQVVVGARSALFLPYAKLGLIVVDEAHEVSFKQDDGVRYNARDVAVMRARFEAIPVVLASATPALESLQMAESGIYEKLDLASRYGGAQLPSIATIDLTEEPPERGHWLAPRLVEQLQERLDRGEQSLLFLNRRGYAPLTLCRNCGFRFQCPNCTAWLVEHRLSSRLACHHCGHETAPPPACPECGEPDCLVACGPGVERIADEVREILPEARVAVVTSDTLNSPEKAAAFVAQAEARAIDVIVGTQLVTKGFHFPELTLVGVVDADLGLEGGDLRAAERTYQQVAQVAGRAGRGAKPGKVLIQTRHPGAPVIAALADGDRDAFYEAETEARRSAGAPPFGRWAAIIVSSEDEAEAREAANRIGAARPAADDLAILGPAPAPMALLRGRYRYRLLINARRSANVQDVIRKWLGSLDFAQGVRVSVDIDPYSFV
- the cobT gene encoding cobaltochelatase subunit CobT — protein: MSDDSPLDRFKQALTGASRALAEEPEVEVAWSADSPTQSGTNFRVPLPGRSLPADQAREARGFADSFALRLRLHDETVHGANAPPEPVARACYDAIEQVRYEALGANNYSGIRSNLVAAVELRTASDPIARAQVANDVPLQTALSLILREQLTGQPVPDRAQKGVGMVRDWVEERIGSDFESLALSLDNQEDFQSLALDILRNLDLTRPEDTESSDEEDEDGEDEDSPEEDQTDEDDEGGADQQPTEMAGESTEDGEAGEDTSEAEGEEEQSDGEMGEEGEGMQPVRPNRPWTDLPEDFDYTQFTEKFDEVIAAPELCDTEELDRLRAYLDSQLTGLQSIVTKLANRLQRRLMAQQNRSWDFDQEEGMLDAARLARVVVSPGHSLSYKMERDTEFKDTVVTLLIDNSGSMRGRPISIAAISADILARTLERCGVKTEILGFTTRAWKGGQSREAWLADGKPQQPGRLNDLRHIIYKQADEPWRRARRNLGLMMREGLLKENIDGEALLWAHNRLIMRPEDRRILMVISDGAPVDDSTLSVNNAGYLEQHLRKVIDWIEKQSPVQLAAIGIGHDVTRYYKRSVTIMDVEQLGGTIIEQLAGLFEVEG
- a CDS encoding DUF4197 domain-containing protein, translating into MTEFLISRRKLFAGSAATAAALALPGCATLPGFSFTDAIRRMLLLSSERAFARMTQDGGFWDQQVARVGFGEMLGARGDVLSNILTSALFKSRLEDALADIAIEGSARAAPIVADTVRTIGFANAVALVRGGPSAATSFLRGEMGGELIDVLVPEIGDALRVARDPLVGQALSALTGVDIPQVANTFAREVDDTIWNEISREEGSIRADPRATNDPLIIGVFGAGAAL